In Rutidosis leptorrhynchoides isolate AG116_Rl617_1_P2 chromosome 2, CSIRO_AGI_Rlap_v1, whole genome shotgun sequence, one genomic interval encodes:
- the LOC139888354 gene encoding uncharacterized protein, protein MEMMKQVHVNMLLIQVLKGMPNYGKFIKNMLSSKGKYEEVSATFLVEECSAILQKQKMPPKLGDPGHFVIPCNMGGSEVYDALVNLGASVNLMPYSIYKKLNLGELKPTRMVLKMGIQTFDTPIGIAEDLMVKVGKLTFPVDF, encoded by the coding sequence ATGGAAATGATGAAACAAGTTCATGTCAACATGCTTCTCATCCAAGTACTTAAGGGCATGCCTAATTATGGGAAGTTCATTAAAAATATGTTATCTTCAAAAGGAAAATATGAGGAGGTGTCGGCCACATTTCTCgtagaggaatgttcggccatcttgcaaaagcaaaagatgcctccCAAATTGGGTGATCCGGGTCATTTTGTAATCCCATGCAACATGGGCGGGTCAGAAGTGTATGATGCACTTGTCAACTTGGGAGCTAGTGTAAATCTTATGCCCTATTCAATTTACAAAAAGCTAAATCTTGGGGAACTAAAACCGACCCGGATGGTATTAAAAATGGGAATCCAAACGTTTGATACACCAATTGGCATAGCCGAAGACCTTATGGTCAAAGTTGGTAAATTGACCTTTCCGGTCGATTTTTGA